One part of the Paenibacillus silvisoli genome encodes these proteins:
- a CDS encoding ABC transporter substrate-binding protein, translated as MQRKKAKTASILMSLTLLAGLLAGCGSSNNNESGSETGNNAAATEGNANSTNAEGSNAAAEDTKPITFSFFAEDPNPNWNNMQDDVSKELTKKTGVTLDAEFAVGDPAQKVALMATSGEYPDIISAKGDIGKLVDAGAVIDLTDLIDKYAPNIKKVLGDYLVRAKYTNDDQAIYAIPTWAAADEQRFVAGGGFELQHRVVKEAGYPEIRTVQDYENVIKSYLDKHPTDENGNKNIGVSLNADDWHMYISVTNPAVATTGGSDDGEYYVDQNTHEAIYHFRRPEEKEYFRWLNHMNDIGLLDKESFVQKYDQYKAKVATGRVLGLIDQDWDYNDGQQALKTAGKFDQTYGHYPVTMSKDIKEASFWPTGFMGGYGISISSTNPDPVRTIKFLDYLASDEFQVLNNWGIEGKHYNVVDGKRVVPQEVQDRINNDNTAFTKESGISFYWNMMVHYGDGAKDSTGNYYTKNFPEQLVLGYSDVEKETLAAYKATTWKDLFPKEDEFKVKAYGAAWNISIPGEDEVSILGTKMKDITWKRIPEAILAKPADFDKVWDAYMADLDKAGVKKMEEGYTKYVQDRVALWSSK; from the coding sequence ATGCAAAGAAAGAAAGCAAAAACAGCTTCTATTCTGATGTCCCTTACACTTCTCGCCGGATTGCTGGCCGGCTGCGGAAGCTCGAACAACAACGAGTCAGGCAGCGAAACGGGCAACAACGCGGCAGCGACGGAAGGAAATGCGAATTCCACGAATGCCGAAGGAAGCAATGCGGCAGCGGAAGACACGAAACCGATCACGTTCAGCTTCTTCGCCGAAGACCCGAATCCGAACTGGAACAACATGCAGGATGACGTCAGCAAAGAGCTGACGAAGAAAACAGGCGTCACGCTGGATGCGGAGTTCGCGGTTGGCGACCCTGCGCAAAAAGTAGCGCTCATGGCGACAAGCGGCGAGTATCCGGACATCATTTCGGCGAAAGGCGATATCGGCAAGCTGGTTGACGCCGGCGCGGTTATCGACCTAACCGATCTGATTGACAAGTATGCGCCGAATATCAAGAAAGTACTAGGCGACTACCTGGTTCGCGCTAAATATACGAACGATGACCAAGCAATCTATGCGATCCCGACATGGGCGGCAGCGGATGAGCAGCGCTTCGTTGCAGGCGGCGGCTTCGAGCTTCAGCACCGCGTCGTGAAAGAAGCGGGCTATCCGGAAATCCGTACCGTACAGGACTACGAGAACGTCATTAAATCGTACCTCGACAAGCATCCGACGGACGAGAACGGCAACAAAAACATCGGCGTTTCGTTGAACGCGGACGACTGGCATATGTACATTTCCGTAACGAACCCGGCTGTTGCGACAACGGGCGGCTCCGATGACGGGGAATATTACGTCGATCAAAACACGCATGAAGCGATCTACCACTTCCGTCGTCCGGAAGAGAAGGAATACTTCCGCTGGCTGAACCACATGAACGATATCGGCTTGCTGGATAAAGAAAGCTTCGTTCAGAAGTACGACCAATATAAAGCGAAAGTGGCAACCGGCCGCGTACTCGGTCTGATCGACCAAGACTGGGATTACAACGATGGGCAGCAAGCGCTGAAAACGGCGGGCAAATTCGATCAAACGTACGGTCACTATCCGGTTACGATGTCCAAGGACATCAAAGAAGCATCGTTCTGGCCGACAGGCTTCATGGGCGGCTACGGCATCTCGATTTCCAGCACGAACCCGGATCCGGTGCGTACGATTAAATTCCTGGATTACCTCGCTTCCGACGAGTTCCAAGTATTGAATAACTGGGGTATCGAAGGCAAGCACTATAATGTCGTAGACGGCAAGCGCGTTGTGCCGCAAGAAGTGCAAGACCGCATCAACAACGACAATACCGCGTTCACGAAAGAATCCGGTATCAGCTTCTACTGGAACATGATGGTTCACTACGGCGACGGCGCCAAAGATTCGACTGGCAACTACTATACGAAGAACTTCCCTGAACAGCTTGTACTCGGTTACAGCGACGTAGAGAAAGAAACGCTGGCCGCATACAAAGCGACAACGTGGAAGGATCTGTTCCCGAAAGAAGACGAGTTCAAGGTTAAAGCATACGGCGCGGCTTGGAACATCTCGATCCCGGGCGAAGATGAAGTTTCCATCCTGGGCACGAAAATGAAAGATATTACGTGGAAACGTATCCCAGAGGCTATTCTGGCGAAACCGGCCGACTTCGATAAAGTATGGGACGCGTACATGGCGGATCTCGACAAAGCCGGCGTGAAGAAGATGGAAGAAGGCTATACGAAGTATGTGCAGGATCGCGTAGCGCTGTGGAGCTCGAAGTAA
- a CDS encoding cellulase family glycosylhydrolase, producing the protein MKRLSCLMFSFILLAAAMLPFTLIDPNRASAAVPAKQTAVQAAVSEMQPGWNLGNTFDATGGSETAWGNPVVTKELIDAIAAAGYKSIRIPVTWEQRLGAAPDYAIESAFLTRIQEVVDWALDAGLYVMVNIHHDSSWIMGMETQHDEVLTRFKAIWTQVAAHFKDYPKKLMFESVNEPRFDEDWNKDAPEYFEMLDELNTTFVQLMRSSGGNNAKRPLVLPTIAASAAQNDRLDELLKTIEKLKDNNIIATFHYYGYWQFSVNIAGATTFNEEAQSELANTFDRVYNTFSGKGIPVIVGEFGLLGFDKSLQTIEHGEVLKFFEATMHAAKEKGFTVMLWDNGQHYDRRGYQWSDEDLYRTIMAGVKGRSSTAATDAVYLKSGAAAGDVRVPLNLNGNALTALKNGADSLVQGKDYELDGNNLVLKAELLGSLLKGTTGLNAVLTCTFSAGADWKLRVISYETPVMQHSEGSGSLFGIPTQFGGDALATMEATYADGSNAGPNDWTPFKEFNLAFMPDYQAGMIQLNPQFLDELKDGEEVTLNMHFWSGEVIPYKLTKSGGTLTGVSTQVAPAEPAVEENEGAEAEGDAVKEEEPASEPAVAPAEAATDGDSNGGAGSTWAYVIGGIALVILVASGSVLYSRRRSKR; encoded by the coding sequence ATGAAACGTCTTTCTTGCCTTATGTTTTCGTTTATTCTGCTCGCCGCCGCAATGCTCCCCTTTACGTTGATCGATCCGAACCGCGCGTCTGCCGCCGTTCCCGCGAAGCAAACCGCCGTGCAAGCTGCCGTGAGCGAGATGCAGCCCGGCTGGAATTTGGGCAATACGTTCGACGCGACAGGCGGCAGCGAGACCGCATGGGGCAACCCGGTCGTAACAAAAGAATTAATTGACGCGATCGCTGCGGCAGGCTACAAAAGCATCCGGATTCCCGTTACCTGGGAACAGCGCTTAGGGGCTGCGCCGGATTATGCGATCGAGTCTGCTTTCTTGACGCGGATTCAAGAAGTCGTAGACTGGGCGCTGGATGCCGGCCTCTATGTCATGGTCAATATTCATCATGATTCCAGCTGGATCATGGGCATGGAGACGCAGCATGACGAAGTGCTGACCCGCTTCAAGGCGATTTGGACGCAGGTGGCCGCGCATTTTAAAGATTATCCCAAGAAGCTGATGTTCGAAAGCGTCAACGAACCGCGTTTTGACGAAGATTGGAACAAGGACGCGCCGGAATATTTCGAGATGCTGGACGAGTTAAACACGACGTTCGTTCAGCTGATGCGGAGCTCCGGGGGCAACAATGCGAAACGGCCGCTCGTGCTGCCGACCATCGCCGCCTCTGCCGCTCAGAACGACAGGCTGGATGAGCTGCTCAAAACGATCGAGAAGCTGAAAGACAATAACATCATCGCCACTTTCCACTATTACGGCTATTGGCAGTTCAGCGTCAATATCGCCGGCGCGACGACCTTTAATGAAGAAGCGCAATCCGAGCTCGCCAACACGTTCGACCGGGTATACAATACCTTTTCGGGCAAAGGCATTCCCGTTATCGTCGGCGAATTCGGGCTGCTTGGCTTCGACAAGTCGCTGCAGACGATCGAGCATGGCGAGGTGCTGAAGTTTTTTGAAGCGACGATGCATGCCGCGAAGGAAAAAGGCTTCACGGTCATGCTGTGGGATAACGGCCAGCATTATGACCGGCGGGGTTATCAGTGGTCGGATGAGGACTTGTACCGCACCATTATGGCAGGCGTGAAGGGCCGCTCGTCTACGGCAGCGACCGATGCCGTTTATTTGAAAAGCGGCGCGGCGGCAGGCGATGTGCGCGTTCCGTTAAACTTGAACGGCAACGCGTTAACCGCCTTGAAGAACGGCGCGGATTCGCTCGTTCAAGGGAAGGATTATGAGCTGGATGGAAATAATTTGGTACTGAAGGCGGAGCTGCTTGGTTCATTATTGAAAGGCACAACCGGGCTGAATGCCGTCTTAACTTGTACGTTCTCCGCCGGGGCGGATTGGAAGCTTCGCGTCATTAGCTACGAAACGCCGGTCATGCAGCATTCGGAAGGCTCCGGTTCGCTGTTCGGCATTCCGACGCAGTTCGGCGGCGATGCGCTGGCGACGATGGAAGCCACGTATGCGGACGGCAGCAATGCCGGACCGAATGACTGGACGCCGTTCAAGGAGTTCAATCTTGCTTTCATGCCGGATTATCAAGCCGGGATGATTCAGCTGAATCCGCAATTTCTGGATGAGTTAAAGGATGGCGAAGAAGTGACGCTGAACATGCATTTTTGGAGCGGCGAGGTCATTCCTTACAAGCTGACCAAATCCGGGGGAACGCTGACGGGCGTATCTACGCAGGTAGCGCCGGCTGAACCGGCGGTTGAGGAGAACGAAGGCGCTGAGGCTGAGGGCGATGCTGTTAAGGAAGAAGAGCCTGCTTCGGAGCCGGCTGTTGCCCCTGCGGAAGCCGCGACTGATGGTGATTCGAATGGTGGTGCCGGAAGCACTTGGGCTTATGTCATCGGCGGCATCGCTTTGGTCATTCTCGTTGCATCAGGCTCGGTTCTGTATAGCAGGCGGCGGTCTAAACGGTAG
- a CDS encoding AraC family transcriptional regulator — MTIFRGENYFHQQDFPFYIDKYTILKGQHIPSHTHDFVELVFVLEGSAIHEMSGHTYKLAAGDVFVLEPQVYHSYTCSPDEETIVYNVLFDASFLQREMEVLQQMPSFVNFFYLVPFLRKSQSFVPYHPLQPSQKLQIQSHLQTIYDEFRQRREGYQLIIKTRWIECLVWLSRFHHENRKTMQPSAVSDKEWMDSIVNFVETHYYQPLTLQQLSQLCGMSISSFTAKFKEATGQSLLDYKHAVQIRHAARLLQSTDSKVLDIALEVGFGDVSFFNRMFRKHTGQTPKEYRRQERSGAGE; from the coding sequence ATGACGATTTTCAGAGGCGAAAACTATTTTCATCAGCAAGACTTTCCCTTCTACATCGACAAATATACGATATTGAAAGGGCAGCACATTCCGTCGCATACGCATGACTTCGTCGAGCTGGTATTTGTGCTGGAGGGCAGCGCGATTCACGAAATGTCGGGGCATACGTACAAGCTAGCGGCAGGCGATGTTTTCGTGTTGGAGCCGCAAGTTTATCATAGCTACACCTGCTCCCCCGATGAGGAAACGATCGTGTACAACGTACTGTTCGATGCGTCGTTTCTTCAGCGCGAGATGGAGGTGCTGCAGCAAATGCCCTCCTTCGTTAACTTCTTTTACTTGGTCCCTTTTCTCCGGAAAAGCCAATCGTTCGTGCCCTATCATCCTTTGCAGCCGAGTCAAAAGCTGCAAATTCAGTCGCATTTGCAAACGATCTACGACGAATTCCGGCAGCGCCGGGAAGGCTATCAGCTGATCATCAAGACGCGCTGGATCGAATGCTTGGTTTGGCTCAGCCGCTTCCATCACGAGAACCGGAAAACGATGCAGCCCTCCGCCGTATCCGACAAGGAATGGATGGATTCCATCGTCAACTTCGTCGAGACGCACTATTATCAGCCGCTGACCTTGCAGCAGCTCAGTCAATTATGCGGCATGAGCATCTCCTCGTTCACCGCGAAATTTAAAGAAGCGACCGGGCAAAGCCTGCTCGATTACAAGCATGCGGTTCAAATCCGCCATGCCGCGCGATTGCTGCAGTCGACGGACAGCAAGGTGCTCGACATCGCGCTCGAAGTCGGCTTCGGCGACGTCAGCTTCTTCAACCGGATGTTCCGCAAGCATACCGGACAGACGCCAAAGGAGTATCGCCGGCAGGAGCGGTCTGGTGCGGGGGAGTGA
- a CDS encoding arylamine N-acetyltransferase family protein → MPLDRSQLKPEVSAYLDRIGYQGPLDGSASVLAALQECHLHTVPYENLDIINGIPLSLDVNDLHDKIVLRGRGGYCFELNALFGWLLRELGYPVTDLVARFWRDVEQLPPKRRHQVLKVEAEGSVYLCDVGVGGIVPRRPIEMVELLEQEQGDECYRLERDAEFGWFLCELKRGEWVRIYSFTEEPQLAGDYTFATFWCENAPDSIFRQTAIVAVRTKEGRNTVWGGEFRLFRGDSVTVQTPETKEAYNDALERYFGIKL, encoded by the coding sequence ATGCCGCTAGATCGCAGCCAATTGAAACCGGAAGTATCCGCCTATCTCGACCGGATCGGATATCAAGGTCCGCTGGACGGAAGCGCTTCGGTGCTGGCCGCCTTGCAGGAATGCCATTTGCACACCGTGCCTTACGAGAATTTGGACATTATAAACGGCATTCCGTTATCGCTTGATGTGAATGATCTGCATGACAAAATCGTCCTTCGCGGCCGAGGCGGCTACTGCTTCGAGCTGAACGCCTTGTTCGGCTGGCTGCTGCGGGAGCTCGGCTATCCGGTTACCGATCTGGTCGCCCGATTCTGGCGCGATGTCGAACAGCTCCCTCCAAAACGCCGCCATCAAGTGCTGAAGGTGGAGGCGGAAGGAAGCGTCTATCTGTGCGATGTCGGCGTTGGCGGTATCGTGCCCCGCAGGCCGATCGAAATGGTAGAGCTGCTGGAGCAGGAGCAGGGCGATGAATGCTACCGGCTGGAGCGGGACGCTGAATTCGGCTGGTTTCTTTGCGAGCTGAAGCGCGGGGAATGGGTGCGCATTTATTCCTTCACGGAGGAGCCGCAGCTGGCCGGCGATTATACGTTTGCTACCTTTTGGTGCGAGAACGCCCCGGACTCGATCTTCCGGCAGACCGCAATCGTGGCCGTTCGGACTAAGGAAGGCCGCAATACCGTGTGGGGCGGGGAGTTTCGCCTCTTCCGCGGGGACAGCGTCACGGTTCAAACACCGGAGACGAAAGAAGCGTATAATGATGCGCTTGAGCGGTATTTTGGCATCAAACTATAA
- a CDS encoding Gfo/Idh/MocA family protein → MTRKLRWGVIGCAGIAVHSVIPGTKQSETGEVTAIASRDLAKAEETAAKLGIAKAYGSYEEILNDADIDAIYIPLPNHLHMEWSIRAMEAGKHVLCEKPIALNAEEAQRMADTAAKCGVHLAEAFMYRQHPRYKDIADIIASGEIGELRGIHGTFTFNNAGDSKNVRYRRDWGGGSIYDVGCYPISAARLLLGAEPEAATVHALISPEHDNVDMMASGILEFPNSVALTFDCGMWAAFRNTLEVIGTDGRIEVPEAYIGNPTFIVHSKGGKREVTQPVLNQYALQADEFARVVWGEKEAAFTPADALANMKAIDACLKSAYSRTRVSV, encoded by the coding sequence GTGACACGTAAATTGCGTTGGGGCGTTATCGGCTGTGCCGGAATCGCCGTTCATTCCGTTATTCCGGGCACGAAGCAATCCGAAACCGGAGAAGTGACAGCGATTGCAAGCCGCGATTTGGCGAAAGCGGAAGAAACCGCTGCCAAGCTCGGCATTGCTAAAGCCTATGGAAGCTATGAAGAAATTTTGAACGACGCGGATATCGATGCGATCTATATTCCGCTGCCGAATCATTTGCATATGGAATGGTCCATTCGCGCGATGGAAGCCGGCAAGCATGTACTCTGCGAGAAGCCGATCGCGCTGAATGCGGAGGAAGCTCAGCGGATGGCGGATACGGCTGCGAAATGCGGCGTCCATTTGGCGGAAGCGTTCATGTACCGCCAGCACCCGCGCTATAAGGACATCGCCGATATTATCGCATCCGGCGAAATCGGCGAGCTGCGCGGCATTCACGGCACGTTCACGTTCAATAACGCGGGCGATTCCAAAAACGTCCGCTACCGCAGAGACTGGGGCGGCGGCTCGATCTATGACGTTGGCTGCTATCCGATCAGCGCGGCGAGATTGCTGCTTGGCGCGGAACCTGAAGCGGCAACGGTGCACGCTCTGATTTCGCCGGAGCACGACAACGTCGATATGATGGCATCCGGCATTTTGGAATTCCCGAACAGCGTAGCGCTGACGTTCGACTGCGGCATGTGGGCAGCGTTCCGCAATACGCTGGAAGTGATCGGCACGGACGGACGCATCGAAGTGCCGGAAGCTTATATCGGCAATCCGACTTTCATCGTTCATTCCAAGGGCGGCAAGCGCGAAGTGACGCAGCCTGTCCTGAACCAATACGCGCTGCAGGCGGATGAGTTCGCCCGCGTCGTATGGGGCGAGAAGGAAGCGGCGTTTACGCCAGCCGATGCGTTGGCCAATATGAAAGCCATCGACGCATGCTTGAAATCCGCCTATTCGCGTACTCGCGTCAGCGTTTAA
- a CDS encoding ABC transporter permease encodes MNNRASSFWHNFKNSKYLYLMSLPFVAWVFVFSYLPLWGWTMAFQKFKPAKSFFEQDWVGFYYFKELFHDDMFFQVLRNTLAMSVMGLIAGFTIPIVFAILLNELRQQVFKRFVQTISYLPHFVSWIVAAGIITKMLSTDNGAVNELLLGLHIINEPIQFMAKGNLFWSIVTASDVWKETGWNTIIYLAAIAGIGPELYEAARVDGASRLQQVWHITLPGIRSTIIILIIISIGHLISIGFEKQFLLGNNLVRDYSQTLDLYALNYGLGTGRYSFGTVINIFNSLVSVLLLFTANGIFKKITKESII; translated from the coding sequence ATGAACAACCGGGCTTCAAGCTTCTGGCACAATTTCAAGAATTCAAAGTACTTGTATCTGATGTCGCTTCCATTCGTGGCTTGGGTGTTCGTTTTCAGCTACCTGCCGCTCTGGGGCTGGACGATGGCGTTTCAGAAATTCAAACCCGCCAAATCGTTTTTCGAGCAGGACTGGGTGGGCTTCTATTACTTCAAAGAACTGTTTCATGACGACATGTTCTTTCAGGTGCTTCGCAATACGCTTGCGATGAGCGTAATGGGACTGATCGCCGGCTTCACCATTCCGATCGTCTTCGCCATTTTGCTGAATGAACTGAGGCAGCAGGTGTTCAAAAGATTCGTCCAAACGATCTCATATCTGCCGCACTTCGTATCGTGGATCGTCGCCGCTGGGATCATCACCAAGATGCTGTCGACCGATAACGGCGCAGTCAATGAGCTGCTGCTAGGGTTGCATATCATCAACGAGCCGATCCAATTCATGGCGAAAGGCAATCTGTTCTGGAGTATCGTCACGGCATCCGATGTGTGGAAAGAAACAGGTTGGAACACGATCATTTACTTGGCGGCTATTGCGGGTATCGGACCGGAGCTCTATGAAGCGGCAAGAGTGGACGGCGCCAGCAGGCTGCAGCAGGTATGGCACATCACGCTGCCGGGCATCCGCTCGACGATCATCATTCTCATCATCATCTCGATCGGCCACTTGATCAGCATCGGTTTTGAAAAGCAGTTCCTGCTAGGCAACAATCTGGTTCGAGATTATTCCCAAACGCTTGATTTGTATGCGCTTAACTACGGCTTAGGGACGGGACGCTACTCATTCGGTACGGTGATCAATATTTTCAACTCGCTCGTCAGTGTCCTCTTGCTCTTTACGGCAAATGGCATTTTCAAAAAAATTACGAAAGAAAGCATTATTTAA
- a CDS encoding nucleoside hydrolase yields the protein MKLLIDADTGIDDALAILYAIKSGKADILGITTTFGNIPVEQATENTLRVLKLAGVENEIPVSQGAPQPLVRTVKVFPTFVHGVNGIGDVELPRSYQLPVSEAADDFIVRTAGEHEGELVIVALGRLTNIAHALKKDPELPAKIKHLYVMGGAVHVAGNVTPTSEANIWGDPEAADFVIQSGIPMTLVGLDVTLNTLLRQSHLDMLQQSCSAENQEIVSFLNRSMAYYFNFYRQSDALHQCAPMHDPLAVLVAIEPGIVQTQQMNLRVECRGEHTLGMTVADLRRKPTVGSPVQVCVDVDGDRAIDLMLDVFI from the coding sequence ATGAAACTTCTCATCGACGCGGATACCGGCATCGATGATGCTTTAGCTATTTTGTACGCCATCAAATCCGGCAAGGCGGATATTCTCGGCATCACGACGACTTTTGGCAACATTCCGGTGGAGCAAGCCACCGAGAACACGCTGCGCGTTCTGAAGCTCGCAGGGGTTGAGAACGAAATTCCGGTCAGCCAAGGCGCTCCCCAGCCGCTGGTGCGCACGGTGAAGGTTTTTCCGACGTTCGTGCATGGCGTGAACGGAATCGGCGACGTCGAGCTGCCCCGTTCGTATCAGCTTCCGGTGTCGGAAGCCGCGGACGATTTCATCGTTCGTACGGCCGGCGAGCATGAGGGCGAGCTGGTCATCGTCGCGCTAGGCAGATTGACGAATATCGCTCACGCGCTCAAGAAGGATCCCGAGCTCCCGGCTAAAATCAAGCATTTATACGTAATGGGCGGCGCCGTCCATGTAGCCGGCAATGTGACGCCTACCTCCGAAGCGAATATTTGGGGCGACCCGGAAGCGGCCGACTTCGTGATCCAATCCGGCATTCCGATGACGCTTGTCGGGCTGGACGTCACGCTTAATACCTTGCTGCGCCAATCGCATCTCGATATGCTCCAGCAGTCATGCTCGGCGGAAAATCAAGAAATCGTAAGCTTTTTGAATCGCTCGATGGCCTACTATTTCAACTTCTACCGCCAATCGGATGCCCTTCATCAGTGCGCGCCGATGCACGATCCGCTTGCCGTGCTGGTCGCGATCGAGCCCGGCATCGTGCAAACGCAGCAGATGAACTTGCGGGTTGAATGCCGCGGCGAGCATACGCTCGGCATGACCGTTGCCGATCTGCGGCGCAAGCCAACCGTCGGTTCGCCCGTTCAGGTGTGCGTCGATGTAGACGGCGATCGGGCCATTGATCTGATGCTGGATGTATTTATATAG
- a CDS encoding DedA family protein, which translates to MEYLLELLIFRYGYIGLTIALALGIVGVPVPDEVLLTYSGYLAGNGTLHPLLVVLCAFLGSAFGITVSYFIGLRFGYPFLLKYGPKLHLSHARIERAQGWMNQFGNLLLILGFFVPGVRHVTAYMAGMTRLKFGTFMFYAYTGALSWSVLFIYIGFILGDRWLQVKHYVHHYGFSFLLYGGIAALAYFSLRRLIAMRKVKA; encoded by the coding sequence TTGGAATATCTATTGGAATTACTCATTTTCCGGTATGGCTATATCGGATTAACGATAGCTTTGGCGCTAGGAATCGTCGGCGTCCCCGTCCCCGATGAAGTTCTGTTGACTTATTCCGGCTATTTGGCCGGCAACGGAACGCTGCACCCGCTGCTCGTCGTGCTCTGCGCTTTTCTCGGATCAGCCTTCGGCATCACGGTCAGCTACTTCATCGGACTGCGTTTCGGCTATCCGTTTCTGCTCAAATACGGACCGAAGCTGCACCTCTCCCATGCCAGAATCGAACGCGCGCAAGGATGGATGAACCAATTCGGCAATTTGCTGCTCATTCTTGGCTTTTTCGTACCAGGCGTTCGCCATGTCACCGCTTATATGGCCGGGATGACGAGGCTGAAGTTCGGAACCTTTATGTTCTACGCTTATACGGGCGCGCTGTCCTGGAGCGTTCTTTTTATTTATATCGGCTTTATCCTCGGCGACCGCTGGCTGCAGGTCAAGCATTACGTTCATCATTACGGATTCTCGTTTCTGCTCTATGGCGGCATCGCCGCGCTCGCGTACTTCAGCCTGCGAAGACTGATCGCCATGCGGAAAGTGAAAGCCTAG
- a CDS encoding carbohydrate ABC transporter permease, with protein sequence MRARLLTSSGTPWSDRIFDVVVYVAVILVTIVTLYPFLNVLALSLNDSTDSVRGGITIFPREFTLKNYSTIFAFSGLITGLKISILRTIVGTLLGLLSASMLAFTLSRVDFQGRKFVSTFLALTMYVSGGLIPFYVLIKDLHMMGTFAVYVLPGLVSAFNVFVIRSFIDGIPYALQESAKLDGANDFTIYWRVILPLTKPALATIALFLAVGQWNSWFDTYLYNGSKDHLTTLQYELMKVIQSTTTNADNFRGRNMIEVMAQISPESVKMAITIIVTVPILIVYPFLQRYFVKGMTLGAVKS encoded by the coding sequence ATGAGAGCACGTTTACTTACTAGCAGCGGTACGCCTTGGTCAGACCGCATCTTCGATGTCGTCGTATACGTTGCCGTTATTCTAGTCACGATCGTCACCTTGTATCCGTTTCTAAACGTGCTTGCCCTTTCGCTTAACGATTCAACCGACAGCGTCCGCGGCGGCATCACGATTTTCCCTCGTGAATTCACGTTAAAGAACTATTCTACGATCTTCGCGTTCTCGGGCCTGATTACCGGGCTCAAAATATCGATTCTACGCACCATCGTCGGCACGCTGCTCGGATTGCTCAGCGCATCGATGCTCGCGTTCACGCTAAGCCGGGTTGATTTTCAAGGGAGAAAATTCGTATCGACGTTTCTAGCGCTTACGATGTATGTCTCCGGCGGCCTCATCCCGTTCTATGTGCTGATCAAGGACCTGCACATGATGGGCACCTTCGCCGTCTACGTTCTTCCCGGGTTGGTCAGCGCGTTCAACGTGTTCGTGATCCGCTCGTTTATCGACGGCATCCCGTATGCGCTGCAGGAATCGGCCAAGCTAGACGGAGCTAACGATTTTACGATCTACTGGCGCGTCATTCTGCCTCTCACGAAGCCGGCATTGGCGACGATCGCGCTCTTCCTTGCGGTAGGCCAGTGGAATTCCTGGTTTGACACGTATCTCTACAACGGTTCGAAGGACCACCTTACCACGCTCCAGTACGAGCTGATGAAGGTCATTCAGAGCACGACAACGAACGCCGATAACTTTCGCGGCCGCAACATGATCGAGGTGATGGCGCAAATTTCGCCGGAATCAGTTAAAATGGCCATTACGATCATCGTAACCGTACCGATTCTGATCGTTTATCCGTTCCTTCAGCGTTATTTTGTGAAAGGCATGACGCTCGGCGCGGTCAAGAGCTAG